GGTGGGCAAGCTATTTTGCTACTGGTGATAAAAAATATTTACATAAAATACTGTTATATGCTGGTGAAGAGTTACCTGGAAAAGATAACGTTTCTAAATTACTAATTATAGGTGCTGCTACATGGTCATTTAAATCAAATTGCAAACAACACAAATCTGTACGAGATTTTGCTTTGAAAATGAGCAATGATAGCTCATTATCTATGAAAAAAAGAGAGTATCTATTAAAGGTAGTTGAGTTTGCAAACAATGCACACTCATAACAAATCACTGGAGCCAATAAAGTACACTACGGGCAATTCATCGGCTCATTTTAAACGTTATATTAATAAGGATAGTCATTGAGTAAAGTTGTACTCGTCTTTTTTCTTTACTTACCATTGGTCTCATATGCTAATGAATTTGTTCCAAAAACATTAGATTCATTTAAGCAACTTCACCAATTTGAATCTGTGTCGAAATTTGAAACGTATGTAAATACATATGTGCAAACTTGTATAGATAATAGCTTTGGTGGTTCTTTGTCGGTGAGATGCTTTGTCCAAACAAAATTGTGGGATAAAGAGTTAAATAGATACTATAAGTTGCTTTATCAAAGTCTGGATAAGCAAGGAAAATCAAATTTAAAAGTTAGTCAAAGATTGTGGTTAAAGACGCAAGATGAAACAATAAAACTGAATAGTTATCTTCTCGATAAACAGTTTAATAACAAGAGCGGAACTATGTATGTAGCTATGAGAGTTGGAGAGGCGAGTGATAGGATATCACCAATTATTAAAGAAAGAGCTCTATTACTTAAAAATGGTATCAAAGTATAGAGAAAAATTAATATAATAAGAAATTGCTATGGATGCATATAACGTCTGGAATTCTTGGTTTTAAGTTACTTTTGCTTTGTAATAATGGTGTTCATGTACCATTGAATTAGACGTTAAATCTCTAAACTCATTACTTTTGGAACACAATAATCTAATATTAAATTTTTGTGTCCAATAAAGTGTTCAAAAAATTAAAACCGTAAAGTTCATAAAGGTTAATGGATTATAGAACAGATAAATAATCCTTGAGTATCTTCTCATGATCAAAGACAAGCTTGTCAAACGGAAGTTCATCATCTTTGTATATAAAAACTTCTTTTGCATCATCACCTGACCTTGGAGTGCAATAAGCTTTACATACATAAACTGCAGTTGCCGTGTGAAATCTCGGATCGCGTTTAGGGTCTGAGTATATTCCAAGTAGGCTCTCGATCTCTACATCCAAATTTACTTCTTCTTTCATCTCACGAACTAGAGCATCTTCAACACTCTCACCGATATCTACAAATCCACCTGGGAGTGCCAAACCGTGTGGAGGATTTAGTCTTTGGATTAGGATTAGACCTTGATAGTTTTCATTCTTGTCGTATAATTTGATGATCCCATCGGCACTAAGATGTGGTGTTTTTATCATTATTTACCTCATAAATGCTATAAGTGAAGCAGTAACTGCAACATTTAGCGATTCAACTCCACGTTGCATAGGAATGCTTATGCTCTGGGTACAAAGTTTTTCTACCTCTTTGCTTACACCCTCACTCTCATTTCCTAAAACAAATATACTTTTCTCAACTAGACTCACATCATATATGGAGCTTTTAGCGTGTGAACTTAGAGTATATATATCTGCATCCAAGTCACCAAATAGATCTTCTAAAGCGTTGCAATAATATATTGGAAGTTTAAAAAGTGTCCCTGCACTTGCTTTCATAACAAGTGGTGAAATCTTTGCACTTGATTTTTTAGGAAGTATGATTCCATCAACGTATCCAGCCGCACACGAGCGGATAATCATACCTAAGTTTTGAGGGTTTTGTATACCATCAAGTGCTATTAGTTTATAGCTTTTCATCTCTTTTATCTCATCGGCACTTTTGTAAGTTTTAGCTACGATGTCTATTGCAACACCCTGATCCTGTTTAGAGTTTTTAGAGATGCGTGATAGTGACTTTTTATCGTGCATTACAACTTCAACTTTTCTTGTCTTTGCAAGTGCATTTATCTTTTTTATAGTGTTGTCTATTTGGTTTGATTCGGACATGTGAAGTTTATGAACCTCTACATTCATATCTTCTAAAACTTCAACAACTACATTTCTTCCATAAAGTGTTATTACACTGTCAAAAAACTTTTTTTTCTTTTTGTATTCTTCTGAATCTTTCAATTATTTATACCAATTCCTAAAATATTTTCTATTGTATTTTTCTCAACATCCTGCTCAAAGTGTACAGATGCAGTATTGTATATACTCTCTTTAGAATTTTTATATCTCTCTTTTAAAACAAAAGACCTTGAGCCGAGTGTTACCAAGCCATCAGTTACTCTCATATTTAATTTTATTGAAA
This region of Sulfurimonas sp. genomic DNA includes:
- a CDS encoding TrmH family RNA methyltransferase — protein: MKDSEEYKKKKKFFDSVITLYGRNVVVEVLEDMNVEVHKLHMSESNQIDNTIKKINALAKTRKVEVVMHDKKSLSRISKNSKQDQGVAIDIVAKTYKSADEIKEMKSYKLIALDGIQNPQNLGMIIRSCAAGYVDGIILPKKSSAKISPLVMKASAGTLFKLPIYYCNALEDLFGDLDADIYTLSSHAKSSIYDVSLVEKSIFVLGNESEGVSKEVEKLCTQSISIPMQRGVESLNVAVTASLIAFMR
- a CDS encoding NUDIX domain-containing protein, with the protein product MIKTPHLSADGIIKLYDKNENYQGLILIQRLNPPHGLALPGGFVDIGESVEDALVREMKEEVNLDVEIESLLGIYSDPKRDPRFHTATAVYVCKAYCTPRSGDDAKEVFIYKDDELPFDKLVFDHEKILKDYLSVL
- a CDS encoding lysozyme inhibitor LprI family protein, yielding MSKVVLVFFLYLPLVSYANEFVPKTLDSFKQLHQFESVSKFETYVNTYVQTCIDNSFGGSLSVRCFVQTKLWDKELNRYYKLLYQSLDKQGKSNLKVSQRLWLKTQDETIKLNSYLLDKQFNNKSGTMYVAMRVGEASDRISPIIKERALLLKNGIKV